The proteins below come from a single Melitaea cinxia chromosome 9, ilMelCinx1.1, whole genome shotgun sequence genomic window:
- the LOC123656340 gene encoding aspartate and glycine-rich protein, protein MERFTILIISIAVCIVQCQEEDDTVLSAVLTPGQNLIRQERSYYERYGSARPYDRLDDRPSRCGRCDDDDDDYDRGRDRDDDRRSNRPTQNNRYDRNNNDDDDRRYDNDRNNSNKNGTDDENDDKKRPHDDRNRDKHYGGRRDKHRNRYDDRDRYSPDYYDRFLRDPYRDRDRYYEEPYPRRPSYGRYPPYPYDRYDDYGGGYDRYGSGYRSPYYEERYNRGGGYDDAYGGYGPGVGRGPHESFRPWDETYRGQAGWDAGGRGYYFASGRPDAGSWGQREYSRPITSGGGWQNSGYSGYSNGNGYSSGYPAYRGSGGYSDGYQDLNGYGQSSGWRSVGERRPYRDQSGVANLDKRRAPQDSRYGQNQPGYSQAYQPGTYTQSSTTPGTSYLFQREDEIVTQADTTVPPS, encoded by the exons ATGGAACGATTTACGATTTtg ATAATATCCATTGCAGTATGCATTGTTCAGTGTCAAGAAGAAGATGATACTGTATTGTCTGCTGTGCTAACTCCGGGCCAGAATCTAATTCGACAGGAGAGGAGTTACTACGAAAGATACGGGAGTGCCCGACCGTATGACAGACTAGACGACAGACCGTCAAGATGTGGTCGTTGTGACGACGATGACGACGATTACGACAGGGGACGTGACAGAGATGACGATCGACGATCTAACAGACCGACACAAAACAACAGATATGACAGGAACaacaatgatgatgacgatAGAAGATACGATAATGACAGAAACAACAGTAACAAGAACGGTACCGACGACGAAAACGACGACAAGAAGCGTCCTCATGATGACAGAAATAGGGATAAACATTACGGAGGCAGGCGAGACAAGCACAGAAACAGATATGACGACAGAGACAGGTATAGCCCAGATTACTACGACAGATTCCTTAGAGACCCGTACAGGGATAGGGATCGGTATTACGAGGAACCGTATCCCAGGAGACCTAGTTACGGCAGATATCCTCCCTATCCTTATGATAGATATGATGATTATGGTGGAGGATATGATCGATATGGTTCGGGATACAGAAGCCCGTATTATGAGGAAAGATATAACAGAGGGGGTGGATATGACGACGCTTACGGAGGTTATGGTCCAGGAGTAGGAAGAGGTCCACACGAGAG tttCAGACCTTGGGACGAGACATACAGAGGACAAGCAGGTTGGGACGCAGGCGGACGAGGATACTACTTCGCGTCTGGTCGACCAGACGCCGGTTCTTGGGGACAGCGTGAATATTCTAG ACCTATCACATCTGGAGGTGGTTGGCAGAACTCGGGCTATAGTGGATATTCAAACGGTAATGGGTACTCCAGTGGATACCCTGCTTACCGTGGCTCGGGGGGATACTCTGATGGATACCAGGACTTGAATGGATATGGGCAGTCCAGCGGCTGGCGCAGTGTTGGAGAAAGACGGCCTTATAGAGATCAAAG TGGTGTTGCTAACTTGGACAAACGAAGAGCACCACAGGATAGTCGTTATGGGCAAAATCAACCTGGTTACAGCCAAGCCTACCAGCCAGGCACTTACACCCAGAGCAGTACTACGCCTGGAACCAGCTACTTATTCCAGCGGGAGGACGAAATAGTCACTCAAGCCGACACGACTGTGCCGCCATCTTAG